The following coding sequences lie in one Rutidosis leptorrhynchoides isolate AG116_Rl617_1_P2 chromosome 6, CSIRO_AGI_Rlap_v1, whole genome shotgun sequence genomic window:
- the LOC139855112 gene encoding uncharacterized protein codes for MEQSAFLGGRYILDGALVANEVVEDLKRNKKHGLIFKVDFEKAFDSLNWDYLLEVMKCMGFGTKWCKWISSCLKSATISILINGSPTSEFNLKRGVRQGDPLSPFLFIIAAEGLNILTKVAVERGMYKGVEVGKDKVVISHLQYADDTIFFGEWSRRNARNLMYLLDCFERASGLKVNYNKSQLFAIGISNDNVEALASWCSCLGGRLPFMYLGIPVGNRMKKLNDWSPVIEKFNKSIYGSNGGLVLGNGLARNPNASLWNSICDAGKHVDGLGISFSNSFIRSIGDGKSTSFWDDIWVGNASFKDRFKRLHRLEIDKDIKISSKIEEFKGDGLGNWAYPPMGRMNSELNELRDTVRNLQVTEGKKDCWSWNLNSKGIYTVKECSVIVDKIILPRAVNSIESLRNGLVPKKVEVFIWRARLGRIPVRFELDKRGIDLNSVRCPICDGDIETVEHILFSCQVAKYIWAKVLKWWGYNSAIFGFEDIFNGTFGCVAQDHKKNQWQAVCWVVCYILWKNRNAKVFKNKLETVPSLFSEVQVLSYDWISRRCKGHIMDWLQWFSHP; via the exons ATGGAACAAAGTGCGTTTCTTGGGGGTAGATATATTCTTGATGGTGCGTTAGTTGCTAATGAAGTAGTCGAagatcttaaaagaaacaaaaagcACGGCCTAATTTTTAAGGTAGACTTCGAGAAAGCCTTTGATTCGCTTAATTGGGATTATCTTCTTGAAGTGATGAAATGTATGGGGTTCGGTACCAAATGGTGCAAGTGGATTTCCTCGTGTCTTAAATCGGCTACAATCTCCATTCTCATAAACGGGTCTCCGACAAGTGAGTTTAATCTTAAAAGGGGAGTTCGCCAAGGTGATCCTTTATcgccttttctttttattattgcaGCGGAGGGACTTAATATCCTAACGAAAGTGGCGGTTGAGAGAGGGATGTATAAAGGGGTGGAGGTGGGTAAAGATAAAGTCGTCATCTCCcatttgcaatatgcggatgatacgattTTTTTTGGTGAATGGAGTAGACGTAATGCGCGAAATTTAATGTACTTGTTGGATTGTTTTGAACGGGCTTCGGGGTTGAaggttaattataataaaagtcaaTTATTTGCGATAGGCATTAGTAATGATAATGTGGAGGCTCTTGCGTCTTGGTGTTCGTGTCTCGGCGGTCGATTGCCTTTCATGTATTTGGGTATTCCCGTGGGTAATAggatgaagaaattgaatgatTGGTCCCCGGTGATCGAGAAATTTAACAAGAG CATTTATGGTTCTAATGGAGGTCTTGTACTTGGTAACGGACTTGCCCGTAATCCAAACGCTAGCCTTTGGAATTCTATTTGTGATGCAGGAAAACATGTGGACGGGTTAGGGATTTCTTTCTCTAATTCTTTCATACGCTCAATCGGGGATGGGAAAAGCACTTCTTTTTGGGATGACATTTGGGTGGGGAACGCAAGCTTTAAGGACAGATTCAAAAGACTACACAGACTAGAGATCGACAAAGATATCAAAATCAGTAGCAAAATCGAAGAATTTAAGGGTGATGGGCTCGGCAATTGGGCCTATCCACCGATGGGCCGAATGAATAGTGAACTAAATGAGTTACGTGATACTGTTCGGAACTTGCAGGTGACCGAAGGTAAAAAAGACTGTTGGAGCTGGAATCTTAATTCGAAGGGCATTTATACGGTCAAGGAATGTTCGGTTATTGTTGACAAAATCATTCTACCACGTGCGGTTAATTCTATTGAGTCGTTGCGAAATGGTTTGGTTCCAAAAAAAGTGGAGGTGTTTATTTGGCGGGCGAGATTAGGACGTATACCGGTAAGATTCGAGTTAGATAAACGGGGCATCGACTTGAATAGTGTGAGATGCCCGATTTGTGATGGTGACATTGAGACGGTGGAGCATATACTTTTTTCTTGTCAAGTGGCAAAATACATTTGGGCTAAAGTTCTTAAATGGTGGGGGTATAATTCGGCTATATTCGGGTTTGAGGATATTTTTAATGGTACTTTCGGTTGTGTAGCACAGGATCATAAAAAGAATCAATGGCAAGCGGTATGTTGGGTGGTTTGTTACATTCTATGGAAGAATAGAAATGCAAAGGTGTTCAAGAATAAGCTCGAGACGGTCCCATCTTTATTTAGCGAGGTTCAAGTTCTTTCATATGATTGGATTTCACGACGTTGCAAGGGTCATATTATGGATTGGCTACAATGGTTCTCACACCCTTAG
- the LOC139852230 gene encoding protein transport protein SEC23 G, whose product MDFVELEAIEGLRWSWNSWPVSKSDLVIPLSIIQTPLMKFNELPILSYDPLICRNCGSILNPYARVDYPSRIWVCPFCYNKNSFPRSYAEIGENNIPAELFPTYSTVEYILGHHGMVNNTLVHNWETSTTTTSNNTNGLGLGSLSKSNSSLSKSFSSCSLSSLDQSRGGRGMGMGVGPVFVFVVDGCSSDEEIQALKNELLLIVAQLPENAMVGLVVFDSMVRVYDLGFSECLRVVVFHGERNLSSNQIIEHLGIHPTKQQIGKTQMVQKHGFILPVSECEFNITTAIEDIRHTSPLVPGHRSPRCTGAAIQVAIALLEGYYIPTGSRVMVFTSGPATMGPGMVVSQDLNQSIRTHRDVNSNHAPFFNKSCEFYKQISQKLTESSIVLDLFACSLDQVGVTEMRAPVEKSGGFIMLAESFESDQFRKCLRHIFSRGELGYLNMCFDVTIEIITTKDVKICGAIGPCVTLRKKNRSVSEKEIGEGGTHTWKLGTITDKTCITFFFQVNEEQKPQPGTAFFIQFITKYRNGNMEVRKRVTSAARRWVNVGAPEIAAGFDQETAAVVMARLAVHETEKNFPREVVRWLDHELISFASKFGDYIPEDPSSFRLSSNFSLYPQFMYHLRRSQFIDVFNSSPDETAFFQLMLNREGVIGSLIMIQPTLLQYSFDGPPIPVLLDVCSLSPDVILLFDSYFYVVIHYGSKIAQWKKLGYDRDPNHESFRKLLEAAEIEAKQLVAQRVPVPKLVKCDQHSSQARFLLAKLNPSATHKSSYVDGSEVIMTDDVSLQVFIEHLQELAVQG is encoded by the exons ATGGATTTCGTTGAATTAGAAGCAATCGAAGGTCTACGTTGGTCATGGAATTCATGGCCAGTTTCAAAATCAGATCTTGTAATCCCTTTATCCATAATCCAAACCCCATTAATGAAATTCAATGAACTTCCAATACTCTCATACGATCCCTTAATTTGTCGTAATTGTGGGTCAATTTTAAACCCGTATGCCCGTGTCGATTACCCATCAAGAATCTGGGTCTGCCCATTTTGTTACAACAAGAATTCATTCCCAAGATCTTATGCCGAAATAGGTGAAAACAATATTCCTGCTGAACTTTTTCCTACTTACAGTACTGTTGAATATATATTAGGTCATCATGGTATGGTGAATAATACTCTTGTTCATAATTGGGAAACTAGTACTactactactagtaataatactaatgggTTAGGGCTAGGATCGTTATCGAAGTCGAATTCTTCGTTATCGAAGTCGTTTTCGAGCTGTTCGTTGTCTAGTTTGGATCAAAGTAGAGGGGGAAGGGGAATGGGTATGGGAGTTGGGCCAGTTTTTGTGTTTGTGGTTGATGGTTGTTCGAGTGATGAGGAGATTCAGGCACTTAAGAATGAGCTGCTGTTGATTGTTGCGCAGTTGCCCGAAAATGCGATGGTGGGGTTGGTTGTGTTTGATTCGATGGTACGAGTGTATGATCTTGGGTTTAGTGAGTGTTTACGGGTGGTTGTTTTTCATGGAGAGCGCAATCTTTCGTCTAACCAG ATTATTGAACATTTGGGAATCCATCCTACAAAGCAACAAATTGGAAAAACACAAATGGTACAAAAGCATGGTTTTATTCTACCAGTTTCAGAGTGCGAGTTCAACATTACAACGGCTATCGAAGATATCCGTCATACATCACCGCTCGTACCCGGTCACCGATCTCCTCGATGCACAGGTGCTGCAATACAAGTAGCCATAGCCCTTCTAGAAGGTTATTACATCCCCACAGGGTCCCGCGTTATGGTTTTCACATCCGGCCCCGCAACAATGGGACCCGGTATGGTTGTGAGTCAAGATTTGAATCAATCAATTCGAACGCACCGAGACGTAAACAGTAATCACGCTCCGTTTTTCAACAAATCTTGCGAATTCTACAAACAAATATCGCAAAAACTAACGGAATCGTCCATCGTACTCGACCTGTTTGCTTGTTCACTTGATCAAGTTGGAGTAACCGAGATGCGGGCCCCGGTTGAGAAATCGGGCGGGTTCATTATGCTCGCGGAATCTTTCGAATCCGATCAGTTCAGAAAATGTTTGCGTCACATTTTCAGCCGTGGCGAATTAGGGTATTTGAATATGTGTTTCGATGTTACTATCGAGATAATCACGACAAAAGACGTGAAAATATGTGGGGCCATTGGCCCGTGTGTTACGCTTAGAAAAAAGAACCGATCAGTGAGCGAAAAGGAGATCGGTGAAGGTGGGACCCACACATGGAAGCTGGGAACGATAACCGATAAAACGTGCATCACGTTCTTTTTTCAAGTAAACGAAGAACAAAAACCGCAACCCGGGACCGCGTTTTTTATACAGTTTATAACAAAGTATCGAAACGGAAACATGGAGGTTCGAAAACGGGTGACATCAGCAGCTAGAAGATGGGTTAACGTCGGTGCACCAGAAATAGCCGCTGGGTTCGATCAAGAAACCGCGGCTGTAGTCATGGCTAGACTCGCGGTTCATGAAACCGAGAAAAACTTCCCTCGAGAAGTGGTCCGATGGCTCGATCACGAGCTAATTAGTTTCGCGTCGAAGTTCGGTGACTACATACCCGAAGACCCGTCTTCGTTTCGTCTTTCGTCGAATTTCTCGCTTTACCCGCAGTTCATGTATCATTTACGTAGGTCCCAGTTTATCGACGTGTTCAATAGTAGCCCAGATGAAACCGCGTTTTTCCAATTGATGTTAAATCGTGAAGGGGTTATCGGGTCGTTGATTATGATACAACCGACGCTATTACAATATTCGTTTGACGGGCCCCCGATTCCGGTTCTGTTAGACGTGTGTTCGTTGTCACCGGATGTAATTTTACTGTTTGATTCGTATTTTTACGTTGTGATTCATTACGGGTCGAAGATAGCCCAATGGAAGAAACTCGGGTATGATCGTGATCCGAACCATGAAAGTTTCCGGAAACTTCTGGAAGCGGCTGAAATTGAAGCGAAACAGCTCGTGGCTCAACGGGTCCCGGTACCGAAACTTGTGAAATGTGACCAGCATAGTAGTCAGGCTAGGTTTTTGTTAGCTAAGTTGAACCCGTCAGCGACACATAAGTCGAGTTATGTTGATGGGTCTGAGGTTATAATGACTGATGATGTCAGCTTGCAAGTGTTTATTGAGCATTTGCAAGAACTGGCGGTTCAGGGTTGA